One Rhodobacteraceae bacterium M385 genomic region harbors:
- a CDS encoding H-NS histone family protein produces MATSLETMSLEELQAHQREVEATIKGYEKKRKADCLAELKAVAKKHGFSLDEFLGGKASSKSGPKGAAKYANPADANQTWTGRGRQPNWIKDALASGKSLDEFAI; encoded by the coding sequence ATGGCAACATCACTTGAAACAATGAGCCTGGAAGAGCTGCAAGCCCATCAACGGGAAGTGGAGGCTACGATTAAAGGCTATGAAAAGAAGCGCAAAGCAGATTGTCTTGCCGAACTGAAAGCCGTCGCCAAGAAGCACGGTTTCTCGCTTGATGAGTTTTTGGGCGGAAAAGCGTCATCGAAATCTGGTCCTAAAGGCGCGGCCAAATATGCTAATCCCGCGGACGCGAACCAAACCTGGACAGGTCGTGGTCGTCAGCCCAATTGGATCAAAGACGCATTGGCCTCGGGCAAATCTCTAGACGAGTTTGCGATCTGA